Part of the Pseudomonas sp. ADAK13 genome is shown below.
GGCAACGCGCAGGACACGGAGCGGATCTTCGGCAAATGCGGGAGAAACGTGGCGGAGAATGCGTGCCTCCAGATCCTCCTGGCCGTGATACGGATCGGTGAGGTTGCCGTCGTCATCCTCGGCCATGGCGTTGATGGTCAGGTCGCGGCGGATCAGGTCTTCTTCCAGGGTGACTTCGGGGCTGGCGTGAAACACAAACCCGCCATAACCCCGGCCGCTCTTGCGCTCCGTACGGGCGAGGGCGTACTCGTCGCCGTTTTTCGGGTCAAGGAATACGGGGAAGTCAGCGCCCACGGGCTTGTAGCCCAAGGCGAGCATTTCTTCAGTGGTAGCACCGACTACGACGCGGTCGACATCGGTAACGGGGATGCCCAGCAGGCGATCACGTACCGCACCACCGACTTTGTAGATTTGCATGAAAAAGCCTCCATTAGCGGCACAGGATAACGCCTGCGGCGCGCCAATGGAGGCTTTGCGGTTTTACAGATGCACAACGGCCAGGTCGAGGCGCCCGTAGTCGTTATCGCTGTGGTCGTTGCGGGGCGGAACATGGTGGGTTTTCATCACCTGATCGCCTTGCAGCGTTTCGAGGTGGATATCGAACCCCCACAGCCGGTGCAGGTGCTTGAGGACCTCCTCGGTTGACTCTCCCAACGGTTTACGGTCGTGCTGCTGGTGGCGCAGGGTCAGCGAGCGATCGCCGCGCACGTCGATGCTGTAGATCTGCACGTTGGGTTCGCGGTTGCCCAGGTTGTACTGCGCCGCCAGGGTTTCGCGGATGGTGCGGTAACCCGGTTCGTCATGGATCGCCGGTACCAGCAGATCGTCCTTGAGGTCGTCATCCATGATGCTGAACAACTTGAGGTCACGAATCACCTGGGGAGACAGGTACTGCAGGATGAAGCTCTCATCCTTGAAGCTGCTCATGGCGAACTTGATGGTGGACAGCCAATCGCTGCCGGCGATGTCGGGGAACCAGCGGCGGTCTTCTTCGGTGGGGTGTTCGCACATGCGCCGGATGTCCCGGTACATGGCAAAACCCAGGGCATACGGGTTGATACCGCTGTAGTAGGGGCTGTCGAAGCCCGGCTGGAACACCACGCTGGTGTGGGACGTCAGGAACTCCATCATGAAGCCGTCGGTGACCAGGCCTTCGTCGTACAGGTCGTTCATCAGGGTGTAGTGCCAGAACGTGGCCCAGCCCTCGTTCATCACCTGGGTCTGGCGCTGTGGATAGAAGTACTGGGCAATCTTGCGCACGATCCGCACGATTTCCCGCTGCCAGGGCTCCAGCAACGGCGCGTGTTTTTCGAGGAAATACAGGATGTTTTCCTGGGGTTCGGCGGGAAAGCGCGCATTGTCCTTGTCGCTGTTCTTGCCGGCGCGTTTGGGAATGGTGCGCCACAGGTCGTTGATCTGCTTTTGCAGGTGCTCTTCCCGGTCCTTCTGGCGCAGGCGTTCTTCTTCGGCGGAGATCGGGTAAGGGCGCTTGTAGCGGTCGACGCCGTAGTTCATCAGGGCGTGGCAGGAATCCAGCAGGTCTTCCACCGCATCGATGCCGTGGCGCTCCTCGCACTGCATGATGTACTGCTTGGCGAACACCAGGTAATCGATGATCGAGCTGGCATCGGTCCAGGTGCGAAACAGGTAGTTGCCCTTGAAAAAGCTGTTATGCCCGTAGCACGCGTGGGCTACCACCAGCGCTTGCATGCAGATGGTGTTTTCTTCCATCAGGTAGGCGATGCATGGGTCGGAGTTGATGACGATTTCGTAGGCCAGGCCCATCTGGCCGCGGGTGTAGGACTTTTCAGTGCTGAGGAAGTGTTTGCCGTAGGACCAGTGGTGATAGCCCAAGGGCATGCCCACGGACGCATAGGCGTCCATCATCTGTTCGGCGGTGATCACTTCGATCTGGTTGGGGTAAGTATCCAGGGCGTAACCCGCCGCGATGCGGCTGATTTCCCGGTCATAGGCCTGGATCAGTTCGAAGGTCCATTCGGACCCCGTGGATATGGGTTGGCGCTTATGCTCTTTGGCGGTCATGTCACTAACCTGCGCTGGAAGAGTTCACGGAAGACCGGGTAGATATCGCCGGCCGAGACCAATTGTTGCTGGGCGAAGGTGTCAGCGAAGGCTTCGCTGATGCGCTCGTATTCGAACCACAGTGCCTGATGCTCGCGCGGGGTGATTTCGACGTAGGTGTAGTACTGCACGAACGGCATGATCTGGTTGATCAGGATGTCGCGGCAGATCGGCGAATCGTCGTTCCAGTTGTCGCCGTCGGAAGCCTGGGCGGCGTAGATGTTCCACTCGTTGGCCGGGTAACGCTCGGCCATGATCTCCTGCATCAGCTTCAAGGCGCTGGAAACGATGGTGCCGCCGGTTTCCCGCGAGTAGAAGAACTCCTCTTCGTCGACTTCCCGGGCGCTGGTGTGATGGCGAATGAACACCACATCGATCTTGTCGTAGTTACGCTTGAGGAACAGGTACAGCAGGATGAAGAAGCGCTTTGCGATGTCCTTGGTCGCCTGGGTCATGGAGCCGGACACGTCCATCAGGCAGAACATCACGGCCTTCGAGCTGGGGTTGGGTTGCTTGACCAGCAGGTTGTACTTCAGGTCGAAGGTGTCGAGAAACGGCACGCGGTGAATCCGTGCGCTGAGTTTGGCGATTTCGGCCTCGATTTCCTGAATATCGCCGAAGTTGTCCGGTTCTTCGCGTTTCAGGCGTTCCAGTTCGGCTTTGGCATCCCGCAGTTTCGCCCGGCTGCTGCCAGACAGGGCGATACGTCGCGCATGGGCCGAGCGCAGGGTGCGGATGATGTTGATCCGTGACGGGTTGCCTTCGTTGCTGATGCCGGCACGTACGGTTTTGAAGGTGTCGGTACCGGTCAGATTGCGTTTGACCAGGTTGGGCAGTTCCAGGTCTTCGAACATGAACTCCAGGAACTCTTCCTGGGTGATCTGAAACACGAATTCATCCATGCCTTCGCCAGAGTTGCCGGCCTTGCCCGGGCCTTTGCCGCCCGCGCCGCCTTGGGGGCGCTGGATATGTTCGCCGCTGGTGAATTCCTTGTTGCCGGGGTGCACGACAGTCTGTTTGCCGCCCCGGCCGTGGTGCAGCACCGGTTCATCGATGTCACGTCCGGGAATGCTGATCTGTTCGCCATGCTCCATGTCGGTGATGGAGCGGCGGCTGACGGCCTCTTCGACGGCCTTTTTGATGTGGTCACGGTAACGCCGCAGGAAACGCTGGCGGTTTACCGTGCTCTTGTTCTTGCCATTGAGACGTCGGTCGATCACATAGCTCATGTGGGAGCCCTCCGGGCAGCTTCAAGTTACAAGCTTCAAGCGGCAAGCTGGAAGCTTAAAGACAAGCGGTCGATTGCCAGGCTGTCCGGCGTACCGGGAGCCTGGCCTCTCACGCTTGTCGCTGCCTTACTGCGATTTGCGAACCCGCAGGTACCACTCGGAGAGCAGTCGTACCTGTTTGTCGGTGTAGCCACGCTCGACCATTCGAGTGACGAAGTCGTTGTGTTTTTGCTGATCCTCCTTGCTGGCCTTGGCGTTGAAGCTGATGACCGGCAGCAGATCCTCGGTGTTGGAGAACATTTTCTTCTCGATGACCACCCGCAGCTTCTCGTAGCTGAGCCAGGTAGGGTTCTTGCCGTTGTTGTTGGCCCGGGCGCGCAGCACAAAGTTGACGATTTCGTTGCGGAAATCCTTCGGATTGCTGATGCCGGCGGGTTTTTCGATCTTTTCCAGCTCCTCGTTGAGGGCCACGCGGTTGAGGATTTCGCCGGTTTCCGGGTCGCGGTATTCCTGGTCCTGAATCCAGAAGTCTGCGTACAGCACGTAGCGGTCGAAGATGTTCTGGCCGTATTCGCTGTAGGACTCCAGGTACGCGGTCTGGATTTCCTTGCCGATGAACTCGATGTAGCGCGGAGCCAGGTATTCCTTGAGGAAGCGCAGGTAGCGCTCGCGGGTTTCAGCCTGGAACTGTTCCTGTTCGATCTGCTGTTCCAGCACGTAAAGCAGGTGTACCGGGTTGGCGGCGATTTCATGCGGGTCGAAGTTGAAGACCTTGGACAGGATCTTGAACGCAAAGCGTGTCGACAGGCCGTTCATGCCTTCATCCACGCCCGCGGTGTCGCGGTATTCCTGGATCGACTTGGCCTTCGGATCGGTGTCCTTGAGGTTTTCGCCGTCGTATACCCGCATCTTCGAGTAGATGTTGGAGTTTTCCGGCTCCTTGAGGCGCGACAGGACGGTGAACTGGGCAAGCATCTTCAGGGTGTCAGGCGCGCAATGGGCCTTGGCCAGGGAGCTGTTGAACAGCAGTTTGTCGTAAATCTTGATTTCATCGCTGACCCGCAGGCAGTACGGCACCTTGACGATGTAGATCCGGTCGATGAAGGCTTCGTTGTTCTTGTTGTTGCGGAAGGTGTGCCATTCCGATTCGTTGGAGTGGGCCAGCAGGATCCCGGTAAACGGAATCGCCCCCAGGCCCTCGGTGCTGTTGTAGTTACCTTCCTGTGTGGCGGTGAGCAGTGGGTGCAGCACCTTGATAGGGGCCTTGAACATCTCCACGAATTCCATCAGGCCCTGGTTGGCCCGGCACAGTGCGCCCGAGTAGCTGTACGCGTCGGCGTCGTTCTGCGGGAATTCTTCCAGTTTGCGGATATCGACCTTACCCACCAGCGCCGAGATGTCCTGGTTGTTTTCGTCACCCGGTTCGGTCTTGGCCACGGCAATCTGGTTGAGGATCGATGGATAGAGCTTCACCACCCGGAATTGGCTGATGTCGCCGCCAAACTCGGCCAGGCGCTTGGTCGCCCAGGGCGACATGATGGTGTTGAGGTAGCGTCGCGGAATGCCGAAGTCTTCTTCGAGGATCGCGCCATCTTCCGTGGCGTTGAACAGCCCCAGAGGCGACTCGAACACCGGCGAGCCCTTGATGGCGTAGAACGGCACCTTCTCGATCAGTTGTTTGAGTTTCTCGGCCAGGGACGACTTGCCGCCGCCGACGGGACCGAGCAGGTAGAGGATCTGTTTCTTCTCTTCCAGGCCTTGGGCGGCATGGCGGAAATACGAGACGATCTGGTCAATGCATTCTTCCATGCCGTGGAAGTCTTCAAAGGCCGGGTAGCGGCGGATCACCTTGTTCGAGAAAATTCGCGACAGGCGCGAATTGGCTGCGGTGTCTACCAGCTCCGGCTCGCCGATCGCCAGTAGCAGGCGTTCAGCGGCAGACGCGTAGGCGCTGCGGTCCTTTTTGCACAGTTCGAGATACTCCTGAAGCGAGAGCTCTTCCTGGCGGGTGGACTCGAAGCGTTGTTGGAAGTGGCTAAAAATACTCATGACGTCGTCACCTCGCTCGATACGTGGAGCCGACGCCGGATCAATCAGTCGATGCTGGCAGTCATTGGTGGACACCAATGGCCGTTTTCCCCCCAGAACACCCTGAAACGCTACCGATGACCCGCACGCCGGTGTACCGGCTCTCCCCTGTTTTGGATGGCCTGCGCTTAAGGATAGTTCGGAATCAGGGAGGTCAAGGCGCGATACGAAATTAGTTTGGCTGCGCCGTTCGTCAGAAACGGCGCTAGGCCAAGCGTCACGCGGGATAGAGAGGTTTGAAAAAAATTATTGCGCGTCGCCTGCGGCAATTTCTGCAGGATAGGTCGCACGCCATAGCTCAAAGCCACCGTCCAGGCTGTAGACGTCGGAGAAGCCCTGGCTGACCAGATAGGCCGCCGCGCTTTGGCTGGAGTTGCCGTGGTAGCACGCCACAATCACCGGCGCGTCGAGGTCGGCGGCCCGGATGAAGTCGGCGATGTTGTGGTTGTCCAGGTGTTGGGCGCCAGTGATGTGGCCGGCGATGTAGGTCGGCTGGTCGCGGATGTCGACCACCACGGCGCCTTGCTCGCGCAGGGCCTGGGCTTGTTCGGGCGGGATACGTTTGAATTCAGTCATGGCGGGCTCCTTTTGGCCTGTATGAAAGCGCGGTTCAGCGCTTTGCCGTGGCCTGCAGTTGTTCGGGGATCGGGGCGTCGCACTGGCAGCTGGAACGCTCGCCAGTGTCGATGTTCATCAGGGTCATGGCGCCGCCCCACACGCAACCGGTGTCGAGGGCGAACACGCCCGGTTCATCACATTTGCCTTCCAGGGCTGCCCAGTGGCCGAAGATGATCTTCGTGTCACGGGTCTTGCGCTCCTTGTGAGCGAACCAGGGTTTGTAGCCGGGCAGGGCAGTGTCGGCGCCTTCCTTGCTCTTGAGGTCCAGCTTGCCTTCGGCGGTGCAGAAGCGCATGCGGGTGAAGTAGTTGGTGATCACCCGCAGGCGGGCGACGCCGGTGAGTTCGTTATCCCACTTCACGGGATCGTTGCCGTACATGCCGTCCAGATAAGCTGTGTACAGGTTGTCGTCGGCCAGGGCAGCTTCGACTTCGCCTGCGCACTTCAGGGCTTTCTTCAGCGTCCACTGTGGCGGAATGCCGGCATGCACCAGCGCCATGTCGCGGCTTTCGTCGTAGTGCATGATTTTTTGCCGGCGCAACCAGTCAAGCAACTCGGCGCGGTCCGGCGCCTCGAGGATTTCCCGCAGGGTGTCGCCCTTTTTCAGGCGCTCGATGTTATTGCCGGCCGCCAGCAGGTGCAGGTCATGGTTGCCCAGCACGCACACCAGGGAATCGCGCATGCCATAAAGGAAGCGCAGGGTCTCCAGGGATTGCGGGCCACGGTTGACCAGGTCGCCCACGAGCCACAGGCGATCCTTGGCCGGGTCGAAGGCCACACGGTCGAGCAGGCATTTGAGCGGTTCCAGACAGCCTTGCAGGTCGCCGACAGCGTACGTCGCCATCAGTGCAGGGCTCCCGGCACTGCCAGGCGGAACGGGGCGATGATGGCGTCGAAGTGTTTACCGTCGTCGGCGAGCATCTGGTAGCTGCCTTGCATATTGCCGACGCGGGAGGTCATGACGGTGCCACTGCTGTAGGTGTGGCTCTTGCCGGGGGCGATCAGCGGTTGTTGGCCGACCACGCCGGCGCCGCGTACTTCCTCGACCTGGCCGTCACCGTCGGTGATGACCCAGTGGCGCGACAGCAGCTTGGCGGGCAGTTCACCGTTGTTTTGCACCGTAATGGTGTAGGCGAACGCAAAACGGTTCTGCTCGGGTTGCGATTGTTCCGCCAGAAAGCGGGTGACGACGCTGACGTCGATCTGATAACGAGGATCGGACATGCAAGAGGCCTTAAAAGCAAAAGCGGGGGAACAGCGGATGCTGGTCAGTCTAGGCCAACTGATGGGCACTAGGCCAGACATGCTGTCTGGCCGTGCCCGACTTTGCTTTATTCAGCCGCTGGCGCTGGCTGAATGGCGAGCTGATCAGCCAGGCGCACGAAGGCGGCCAGGTCCAGTTGCTCGGGGCGCAGGCTGCCGTCGACGCCGGCGGCTTCGATTTCGGCGTTGCTGAGCAAGGCCTTGAGCGTATTGCGCAGGGTCTTGCGGCGTTGGTTGAACGCTTCGCGCACCACGCGCTCCAGCAATTTGTGATCTTTGGCCGGGTGCGGCAACACCGCGTGAGGCACCAGGCGCACGATGGCGGAGTCGACCTTCGGTGGCGGGTTGAATGCGCCAGGGCCAACGTTGAATAGATGCTCAACCCGGCAATGGTACTGAACCATGATCGACAGACGACCCCAGTCACCACCGCCAGGGCCCGCAGCCAGACGCTCGACCACTTCCTTTTGCAGCATGAAGTGCATGTCGCGGATGATGCCGGCGTTGTTCAGCAGGTGAAAAATCAGCGGGGTGGAGATGTTGTACGGCAGGTTGCCGACCACCCGCAGGCTGTTGGGCGCGGCGTTGAGGCTGTTGAAGTCGAACTTCAGCGCATCGCCCTGATGCAGGTTGAAGTTGGGCATGCCGGCAAATTGCTGGTTGAGGATCGGGATCAGGTCCTTGTCCAGCTCAACCACGTCCAGCTGGCCGCCGCTCTTCAGCAGGCCTTGGGTAAGGGCGCCCTGGCCCGGGCCGATTTCTAGCAGGCGGTCTTCGGGCTTGGCGTGAATGGAGCGCAGGATGCGATCAATCACGCCAGCGTCGTGCAGGAAGTTTTGCCCGAAGCGCTTGCGCGCCCGGTGTTGGTAATGCTCGGTCATATACGGGTCTCGGCCATCTGATAGGCGGTTTCCAGGGCCACGTGCAGGCTGCCGGTATCGATCTTGCCGCTGCCGGCGAGGTCCAGGGCGGTGCCATGGTCGAC
Proteins encoded:
- a CDS encoding SpoVR family protein is translated as MTAKEHKRQPISTGSEWTFELIQAYDREISRIAAGYALDTYPNQIEVITAEQMMDAYASVGMPLGYHHWSYGKHFLSTEKSYTRGQMGLAYEIVINSDPCIAYLMEENTICMQALVVAHACYGHNSFFKGNYLFRTWTDASSIIDYLVFAKQYIMQCEERHGIDAVEDLLDSCHALMNYGVDRYKRPYPISAEEERLRQKDREEHLQKQINDLWRTIPKRAGKNSDKDNARFPAEPQENILYFLEKHAPLLEPWQREIVRIVRKIAQYFYPQRQTQVMNEGWATFWHYTLMNDLYDEGLVTDGFMMEFLTSHTSVVFQPGFDSPYYSGINPYALGFAMYRDIRRMCEHPTEEDRRWFPDIAGSDWLSTIKFAMSSFKDESFILQYLSPQVIRDLKLFSIMDDDLKDDLLVPAIHDEPGYRTIRETLAAQYNLGNREPNVQIYSIDVRGDRSLTLRHQQHDRKPLGESTEEVLKHLHRLWGFDIHLETLQGDQVMKTHHVPPRNDHSDNDYGRLDLAVVHL
- a CDS encoding YeaH/YhbH family protein — protein: MSYVIDRRLNGKNKSTVNRQRFLRRYRDHIKKAVEEAVSRRSITDMEHGEQISIPGRDIDEPVLHHGRGGKQTVVHPGNKEFTSGEHIQRPQGGAGGKGPGKAGNSGEGMDEFVFQITQEEFLEFMFEDLELPNLVKRNLTGTDTFKTVRAGISNEGNPSRINIIRTLRSAHARRIALSGSSRAKLRDAKAELERLKREEPDNFGDIQEIEAEIAKLSARIHRVPFLDTFDLKYNLLVKQPNPSSKAVMFCLMDVSGSMTQATKDIAKRFFILLYLFLKRNYDKIDVVFIRHHTSAREVDEEEFFYSRETGGTIVSSALKLMQEIMAERYPANEWNIYAAQASDGDNWNDDSPICRDILINQIMPFVQYYTYVEITPREHQALWFEYERISEAFADTFAQQQLVSAGDIYPVFRELFQRRLVT
- a CDS encoding PrkA family serine protein kinase yields the protein MSIFSHFQQRFESTRQEELSLQEYLELCKKDRSAYASAAERLLLAIGEPELVDTAANSRLSRIFSNKVIRRYPAFEDFHGMEECIDQIVSYFRHAAQGLEEKKQILYLLGPVGGGKSSLAEKLKQLIEKVPFYAIKGSPVFESPLGLFNATEDGAILEEDFGIPRRYLNTIMSPWATKRLAEFGGDISQFRVVKLYPSILNQIAVAKTEPGDENNQDISALVGKVDIRKLEEFPQNDADAYSYSGALCRANQGLMEFVEMFKAPIKVLHPLLTATQEGNYNSTEGLGAIPFTGILLAHSNESEWHTFRNNKNNEAFIDRIYIVKVPYCLRVSDEIKIYDKLLFNSSLAKAHCAPDTLKMLAQFTVLSRLKEPENSNIYSKMRVYDGENLKDTDPKAKSIQEYRDTAGVDEGMNGLSTRFAFKILSKVFNFDPHEIAANPVHLLYVLEQQIEQEQFQAETRERYLRFLKEYLAPRYIEFIGKEIQTAYLESYSEYGQNIFDRYVLYADFWIQDQEYRDPETGEILNRVALNEELEKIEKPAGISNPKDFRNEIVNFVLRARANNNGKNPTWLSYEKLRVVIEKKMFSNTEDLLPVISFNAKASKEDQQKHNDFVTRMVERGYTDKQVRLLSEWYLRVRKSQ
- the glpE gene encoding thiosulfate sulfurtransferase GlpE, which codes for MTEFKRIPPEQAQALREQGAVVVDIRDQPTYIAGHITGAQHLDNHNIADFIRAADLDAPVIVACYHGNSSQSAAAYLVSQGFSDVYSLDGGFELWRATYPAEIAAGDAQ
- a CDS encoding symmetrical bis(5'-nucleosyl)-tetraphosphatase codes for the protein MATYAVGDLQGCLEPLKCLLDRVAFDPAKDRLWLVGDLVNRGPQSLETLRFLYGMRDSLVCVLGNHDLHLLAAGNNIERLKKGDTLREILEAPDRAELLDWLRRQKIMHYDESRDMALVHAGIPPQWTLKKALKCAGEVEAALADDNLYTAYLDGMYGNDPVKWDNELTGVARLRVITNYFTRMRFCTAEGKLDLKSKEGADTALPGYKPWFAHKERKTRDTKIIFGHWAALEGKCDEPGVFALDTGCVWGGAMTLMNIDTGERSSCQCDAPIPEQLQATAKR
- the apaG gene encoding Co2+/Mg2+ efflux protein ApaG; the protein is MSDPRYQIDVSVVTRFLAEQSQPEQNRFAFAYTITVQNNGELPAKLLSRHWVITDGDGQVEEVRGAGVVGQQPLIAPGKSHTYSSGTVMTSRVGNMQGSYQMLADDGKHFDAIIAPFRLAVPGALH
- the rsmA gene encoding 16S rRNA (adenine(1518)-N(6)/adenine(1519)-N(6))-dimethyltransferase RsmA, giving the protein MTEHYQHRARKRFGQNFLHDAGVIDRILRSIHAKPEDRLLEIGPGQGALTQGLLKSGGQLDVVELDKDLIPILNQQFAGMPNFNLHQGDALKFDFNSLNAAPNSLRVVGNLPYNISTPLIFHLLNNAGIIRDMHFMLQKEVVERLAAGPGGGDWGRLSIMVQYHCRVEHLFNVGPGAFNPPPKVDSAIVRLVPHAVLPHPAKDHKLLERVVREAFNQRRKTLRNTLKALLSNAEIEAAGVDGSLRPEQLDLAAFVRLADQLAIQPAPAAE